From Drosophila nasuta strain 15112-1781.00 chromosome X, ASM2355853v1, whole genome shotgun sequence, one genomic window encodes:
- the LOC132796964 gene encoding uncharacterized protein LOC132796964, with translation MCHVVDCLLMTFCFKQHQTDMQTLADRIEQQQHQLQEHQQQLQQQSAVIHSELLKPPNNVYDDDDRVMEPEMEMRMENDVVANAERGSHSPAHLEELSIDADVHEDVELGNGARYSVH, from the exons ATGTGCCACGTTGTCGATTGCCTACTGATGACCTTCTGCTTCAAGCAGCATCAAACGGATATGCAAACCCTTGCTGATCGGatcgagcagcaacaacatcaactgcaagaacatcaacaacagctacaacaacaatcggCTGTTATTCACAGTGAGCTACTCAAGCCGCCAAATAATGTttacgatgatgatgatcgaGTGATGGAGCCGGAAATGGAAATGCGAATGGAGAATGATGTTGTTGCAAATGCAGAGCGTGGTTCGCATTCGCCGGCACATCTCGAAGAGCTGAGCATCGATGCGGATGTGCATGaag ATGTTGAGTTGGGCAACGGAGCGCGTTACTCAGTGCACTAA